The sequence TCTCTGACCCCAGGGGTGACCTGCACACAGGGAGCTTATGTCAGGCTGTTAGAGGGCCATGTGTTATGTCTTAAAATGTGTGAGCATGTTCTTTGGTTTGTTATTGTTGTAGTCAGGAATGCTATATAATTGCGTATAAGTCAGGAATGCTAACTATTCTATTATATACTAGTAtgccatttaactttttttttttttttttatttcagttgatcCCTCTGTTCTTGATCATCGGATCCGGAGGTGTTGGCGCCGGCCTGTATCTCATGCGTTTGGCAATGTTCAACCCTGATGTCTGGTATGTATCAAGTAATTCATAGCGCCTGCTTTTCTTGCTGCATATAGTCAAGTCATCTTCACTGCTTTGGTCTTTATGTCTTGCTCCAATGTCACTGGCACTAAGTGTGTGGAGATTTCCTTGATTAGGAGGTTTATTTGTTTATCGTATGATATTTAGAGACTACTGACAAAGGACTGTGTCTTCTGTGGAAACTTATTtgggtgggtgactctctatggCCTAATAACCACAGTACACGtaggaattttatttcatttgaaggtAGTGTGATTCTCTTTATATATTCTCATGTTTTGCATTTCTCAATAGCTGGGACAAGAAGAATAATCCAGAACCTTGGAACAAACTGTCTCCCAGTGACCAGTACAAGGTAAAATGAAGAATACATATTTTTAGGAAACATAATATCAAAGGTGTAGCTTACTGTTTTAGGGTGTTTGAGTACATTGGAAAGGAGCTGAAAGAGTGATGCATTTCCTCTGCTGTGCAACACTTGTTTGTCTCTAGAATTCAGAGCGGAGAGCTGAGTTTGAGATTCTAAACTTTCCTAGAGTTGATTGACAATGGGGTGACAGGAGTCCATATGGAAGCAGTCATATATATTGCACTGTGAGAAAAAGAGGAATTATATGTGAGAGGAAGAATATACTAGCTCATAATACTCAGAAATAAACTACCGGGAGAAGTGCAAGACCTCGTACATTCTGAGCTAAAGCTTTCTGTGCTCTGACCTGTCAGTCTTTACTCATgagaagcaaaacaggaaaatgtgAGCATTTAACATAAACAGTAATTCAGTTCTACAGTTGActgcttgaaaacaaaacattgtcTGTAAGTAACTGGAAGCAATAGGAACGTTCTTTAAGTAATATTCAAGTTATTTCATTGAACTAATGGGGAAGCAGGCAAAGATGTGTAAAACATTTGGTAGTTTATAGAAATCCTATTTTTATCATGTTTTACTGAAGTGGTATTCCAGTAGATTCCTGttaagagtattttaaaattatcctCAAGCTAATAAAAAACCTACTATGTTTTCAAAGCTGGTGTCTGTTCAGTACCATATCTTACTGttgaaataagcaaaaaaaaaaccaaccctacacTCAAAAATAAAGTATGTTGCAGCTCCCTTAAAGGTCCAGAAAGAACATAATACTTTGTTTTCATTGCTGCTTCTGGAATGTTGCTGTTTCTTAAATATCCAAAAGAGGCAAACTCAACATGGTGCGCAGCACAAATTCTTTTAAAGAGTTGCATGCCTTGCGTAGCGTTTCCCCGTCTGTCACAGCCTCAGGGTTTACCATATTTGGGTGTGTGTAGccttggggagggtttttttcccaaatctgcTCTGTGGGAAATGGAAAGGCAGATACTCTAAACTGAAAATGGCTGTTTAGTCAAAAGCTCTGGTGTAACAAGGTTTTAGCTTTcgattaaactttttcttttgtaaacttCCCTTTGTCATATCAACTTCCTCAGTCTTGCCAAAGAAAAGAATTAATGACCTGTTCGTTACTGTAGGAGCTGCGCAGAAAGCTGTGCTTGGAATGTGCTGTaggctgttttgtttttactgaggaagttaaaaaaaaaataaataaatttgagcCTAACTAAAAATAATCAAGTTAATagataaatatttcttatttttttcctttaaagaaaaactaTGGCATCATGTGCTTGATGTCAAGTCAGGCTGGGATGCCAAACTATGCTTTTAGTCTGTAAAAATCATTGCCTTGGTGACTGTTTGGGCTGTTTTGAATTGCTTGTGATGGGATCCAACTTGATTAATTGAAACTGTGAAAGGATCTGTTcctattttccttcctcctcGCCATACCTTCTGGTTCTAGATGCGAACCTGGCTTTGGAGCACTGCTCTATATGTTCCCTCATGACACTGTTCATATACACAACACTTTGTGCCACCTGGTGAGCTGGGTGTTGCCCTTCGGTGTATGGGATTATAtagatttggggcaaaaaaaggATAAACTCAGCAGTACTGCCAGAACTTCCTGTGAATGGGCTTTTAATTCTGGGGATGAAAGAAGAGATCCCTGTGGGTTTTCTGTAGTTGTAGGCACAAGCGCTGCCTCATTTTAAATGCAGAACTTGTAATGCTCTATGCAGAATGAAGATAATATTCAAAagtgggttttattattattatttgtctaGTGTACAGGCTGAAGCTGTGATTTCAGTTTCCTGACGTGAGTTCAGGTGATGCATGTTTTTGAGTAAATACAATGGAAAATGGATAGTTGGGACTTcttactcctttttttccccccctctttcccaGTTCTACTCGGTTAACGTTGACTACAGCAGGCTGAAAAAGGACCGTCCTGACTTCTGAACAACACATTCATCTCCATAAGCTGCACAGAAAGGTCTTCCGAAAGCCGTCCGCACAATTGTCATGCTTAAATCATCCAGGAAATAATCAAACTTGCCTCACACTGCACTTGGTCATGTGTTTGAAAGTTTTGGGATGAGGCTTAATAAATGTCTGAAACTTGAAGTGTCTACTCTTTACTGTGACTTTGCAAAATGAGGATATTCTCCTATTATCGGTTTGTTGTATGATCGGTCAAATAGTAAGCAAAAGCCAGTTCACGTTTCCtgaacaagaaaacaaagttctATTGGTGGGCTTTGTACTCGCTCCGTTGATTTTAGAGAAATAATTGTGTGTTCCTGCAGGATACCGACCTGCAAGAACTTGAAAGCAcgtatttatatgtgtgtgtatatattatttttttttttaatcgcacCTGAATTTTTCTACTTGCCACTTGAAGGAGTTTGGGTAGCAGATAAGTCAATGCCAGCAAGTCATTGGCAGCAGTGAGGCAACAGATGTTGCCAGATGTtgctggaggggaggaaaaagaaaaaagcccaagtTCTCTGCAAAGAGtttagtttcatttcttttttttttttttttttgttgtaagtAGTTTGTTAATAAACAAGAAGGCAATCGTgaatatttaaaaactaaaattctAGGAACGTACTCAAGGTTTCCAGTGGATCACGCTTTTAAGGAAGGGGAGCACACAGCAGAACAGGGGAGAGGATTTGAGGAATAATTAGATTTTCACCTAAGAACAAGACTATCTTTCAGCAAGGGCAAAGTCTCACACTTCAGTCCTTTCTCTAGCCTTGCTGTGGGGAGACGAAAATATCCTTGCAAGTCTGTAACTTATGGCAGGTTCTTCTTGGTGTTTCTCTGTAAACATCTGGTATTTCCTTGGATGAGGGATATAATTCTGGACTGTCTGATGGAGTCCAGCTGTTCCCATTGTGATACGTTTCAGTCCACTTAAAGCAGACTCTCAGAATGTAGATATAAATAATTAGGAGAGGTTCAAAGAAACTGAGCAGCAAGAACGtttcttggagaagaaaaactATTCTGTGCTGAttgactgaaaaataacaaatacttgCAAAGACTTCACCTTTTATATGGAAGAATCTTACAGGTCAGTTGTGGTTTATTTGGCGgcagttttgattatttttcttttcattatatacCGAAATGGTGGATTTATTTGCAGTTCTTGCTTGTTTGAGAGGCTTCTGTGAAATCTGAAGCAGGGTGTGAGTGCTGTGACAGAGATGGTGTTTGCGGTGGTGGGCAAAGGCTGTAGGTGTCCTTGGGGACTGTAGTAGCTGTTGGAATCCAAATGTTTTTAGGAATAGATCATTCTGTTGGAACACTTTTCattcttcagttttaaaagtgAGTCACGTGTGAAAATGGGAAGTGTCCTTTTAACTTGGTAGTCCTTTTGGATTTTAGTGATGTTGCCATGGTCTTCAAGCGCAGATCCTTTCCTGGGCATTAAGAAAGACCAATATCCAGGAAATAAACCTGATACTAAGTAAGTTGAGACGAGGTTGTTCCCTTTTGATCACAGCTGAAGAGGGTATAGGCTCGTGTTTGTCTTAATAAAGGCACTTAAAATAAATAGTCTGCCCTTGATAGATTTCTAAATCTATTTAATAAGTATTTAAGATATTTAAAGCTCTAAATCTGGGTTGACTAGGAAACAAAAAGGACAATTCATTCAATGCTACTTCGGCTTTCCTCATAGCAGCA comes from Numenius arquata chromosome 7, bNumArq3.hap1.1, whole genome shotgun sequence and encodes:
- the NDUFA4 gene encoding cytochrome c oxidase subunit NDUFA4, whose protein sequence is MFRVMVSHAKKHPSLIPLFLIIGSGGVGAGLYLMRLAMFNPDVCWDKKNNPEPWNKLSPSDQYKFYSVNVDYSRLKKDRPDF